In a single window of the Deinococcus aetherius genome:
- a CDS encoding histidinol-phosphatase HisJ family protein, protein MIVDYHTHHHRCGHASGNLEDYVEAAVRAGLSEIGLSDHSPIYHLGDDPHPLPGTAMSRHEFPAYVREMTGVRDRFAGRIAVRLGVESDYVLGWDDHYRDLWRQYPLDYVIGSVHWLGRWSIFSPELPAGRTPEDIYEEYLLTTQAAARSGAYDILGHLDCLKTRGHIPDPGITPRLEETVQVIAESGVAVELNTSGWRKGLGEPYPREELLAVCCRYRVPVTLGSDAHRPEHVAAGFPEAVALLVRVGYTSIVRFEGRKRFELPLR, encoded by the coding sequence ATGATCGTCGACTACCACACCCACCACCACCGCTGCGGTCACGCCAGCGGCAACCTCGAAGACTACGTGGAGGCGGCCGTACGGGCGGGCCTCTCCGAGATCGGCCTGAGCGACCACAGCCCGATCTACCACCTCGGGGACGACCCCCACCCGCTGCCCGGCACGGCCATGTCGCGCCACGAATTCCCCGCCTACGTGCGCGAGATGACGGGGGTGCGGGACCGCTTCGCCGGACGAATCGCCGTCCGCCTCGGCGTGGAGAGCGACTACGTTCTGGGCTGGGACGACCACTACCGCGACCTCTGGCGGCAGTACCCGCTCGACTACGTGATCGGCAGCGTTCACTGGCTGGGGCGGTGGAGCATCTTCTCGCCCGAGCTTCCCGCCGGGCGCACGCCGGAGGACATCTACGAGGAATACCTGCTGACGACCCAGGCCGCCGCGCGCAGCGGTGCCTACGACATCCTCGGCCACCTCGACTGCCTGAAGACCCGGGGGCACATCCCCGACCCCGGCATCACGCCCCGGTTGGAGGAGACGGTGCAGGTGATTGCGGAAAGTGGTGTGGCCGTCGAACTCAATACGAGCGGGTGGCGCAAGGGGCTGGGCGAGCCCTACCCGCGCGAGGAGCTGCTGGCGGTGTGCTGCCGCTATAGAGTGCCCGTCACCCTCGGCTCGGACGCTCACCGGCCCGAACACGTCGCGGCGGGCTTTCCCGAGGCGGTGGCGTTGCTGGTGCGAGTGGGCTATACCTCCATCGTCCGTTTCGAGGGCCGGAAGAGGTTCGAGTTGCCGCTGCGGTGA
- a CDS encoding heterodisulfide reductase-related iron-sulfur binding cluster has translation MLPLEHKILFFVFALIASVFGVWGFYRLFLRVRRGVPATEARWDKLPERLSYALRTSLTQERTFRRRPWVSVLHAFIFYGFTYYLLVNIVDGLEGYVHFNITSANPLGAIYNVLADILSFLVLVGVVSLVIRRLFTPSKRDFKFTEKTLLHPLLKRNFILRDSLIVSGFIFFHVGSRVLGQGAKMAQEGGDAFQPFSTLVGNTLFGGLSEQALQGWRVFGYWGALGSVLAFLAYFPFSKHIHIFAAPLKYTVKRPVPTGVLPPMKGLEEAMEAEEPKLGVQKLEDLEWPRLLDAYACIQCNRCQDVCPANATGKALSPAALEINKRMELNVIAAHPSPFTLKPAPFESGASTAHPLLEFAINEESVWACTTCGACMQVCPVQDEQMLDIIDIRRHQVMVAGEFPPQLQTAFRGMERASNPWGISRDKRMEWAEGLRVPTIDENPEPDVLYWVGCAASYDPGAQKVARSFVQLLDRAGVSYAVLGKKEACTGDSARRSGNEFLFQSLAQENVETLNTVRPRLIVSTCPHCMNAIGHEYKQLGGDYKVIHHTEYLENLVTAGKLPMAQLQESVTYHDPCYLGRHNGVYDAPRTLITRMAGEVLELERARDNSFCCGAGGAQFWKEEEEGRERLSDNRFREIQARLDGAAQTVAEYEQTGKVVAVGCPFCKSMLNSTPEKAGRDDIVVRDVAELMLESVQRATGEWMAPTEAPESTLEESPIPTVPITAQPVARSGETPGAGADPDILGQTSAEVINAQPGSPLGNAHTQPEPQDTVPSPVTSSSADSSPRKAWKPKSGGDDVSAAPVAEVASGQPAAASEGTPAARKAWKPKASTDDVTPAPVTPEAQAEARGTAEAAPAPARKAWKPRAASQPEAQASEAPSQPEPVVAAPAPEAPPVPGQRKKWSPKAAAPAQVAPEVTAPSQPGPPAPAPQPGERKKWAPKAAASTTPGEAPAAPVEATPAAPVAEPILAPASGERPKWQPRAKAADMSTQPGAEAAPAPQPEPAVVDPVTEEAGAGGRKKWVPKKKE, from the coding sequence TTGCTGCCGCTCGAACACAAAATCCTGTTTTTCGTCTTCGCCCTGATCGCCTCTGTATTCGGCGTGTGGGGCTTTTACCGCCTCTTCCTGCGCGTCCGCCGGGGTGTACCGGCCACCGAGGCCCGCTGGGACAAGTTGCCCGAGCGCCTCAGTTATGCCCTGCGTACCAGCCTGACCCAGGAGCGCACCTTCCGCCGCCGCCCGTGGGTGAGCGTGCTGCACGCCTTCATCTTCTACGGCTTCACCTACTACCTGCTCGTCAACATCGTGGACGGGCTGGAGGGGTACGTCCACTTCAACATCACGTCGGCCAACCCCTTAGGTGCGATCTATAACGTCCTGGCCGACATTCTGAGCTTCCTGGTCCTCGTCGGCGTGGTCTCGCTGGTGATCCGCCGCCTGTTCACGCCCAGCAAGCGCGACTTTAAGTTCACCGAGAAGACGCTGCTGCACCCCCTCCTCAAGCGGAACTTCATCCTGCGCGACTCGCTGATCGTCTCGGGCTTCATCTTCTTCCACGTCGGCAGCCGCGTCCTGGGGCAGGGGGCGAAGATGGCGCAGGAGGGGGGCGACGCCTTCCAGCCGTTCTCGACCCTCGTCGGGAACACGCTCTTCGGCGGGCTCAGTGAGCAGGCGTTGCAAGGCTGGCGCGTCTTCGGGTACTGGGGTGCTCTCGGGTCCGTCCTCGCCTTCCTGGCCTACTTCCCCTTCTCCAAGCACATCCACATCTTCGCGGCTCCGCTCAAGTACACGGTGAAGCGGCCCGTGCCGACCGGCGTCCTCCCGCCCATGAAGGGGCTGGAAGAGGCGATGGAGGCCGAGGAACCGAAACTCGGCGTCCAGAAGCTCGAAGACCTGGAGTGGCCCCGGCTGCTCGACGCCTACGCCTGCATCCAGTGCAACCGCTGCCAGGACGTGTGCCCGGCGAACGCGACCGGCAAGGCGCTCTCGCCCGCCGCGCTGGAGATCAACAAGCGCATGGAGCTGAACGTGATCGCGGCGCACCCCAGCCCCTTCACGCTGAAGCCCGCGCCGTTCGAGTCGGGTGCCTCGACCGCCCACCCCCTCCTCGAATTCGCCATCAACGAGGAGTCGGTGTGGGCGTGCACGACCTGCGGGGCGTGTATGCAGGTCTGCCCGGTGCAGGACGAGCAGATGCTCGACATCATCGACATCCGCCGCCATCAGGTCATGGTCGCGGGCGAGTTCCCTCCGCAGCTCCAGACGGCCTTTCGCGGCATGGAGCGCGCGAGCAACCCCTGGGGGATCAGCCGTGACAAGCGCATGGAGTGGGCCGAGGGGCTGAGGGTCCCGACCATCGACGAGAATCCCGAGCCTGACGTTCTCTACTGGGTCGGCTGCGCGGCGAGCTACGACCCCGGCGCGCAGAAGGTGGCCCGCTCCTTCGTGCAACTCCTCGACAGGGCGGGGGTGAGCTACGCGGTCCTCGGCAAGAAAGAAGCCTGCACGGGTGACTCGGCCCGCCGCTCGGGCAACGAGTTCCTGTTCCAGAGCCTCGCGCAGGAGAACGTCGAGACGCTGAACACGGTGCGGCCCCGGCTGATCGTCTCCACCTGCCCGCACTGCATGAACGCCATCGGGCACGAGTACAAGCAGCTCGGCGGTGATTACAAGGTCATCCACCACACCGAGTACCTGGAAAACCTCGTCACGGCGGGAAAGCTGCCGATGGCGCAGCTTCAGGAGTCCGTCACCTACCACGATCCCTGCTACCTGGGCCGCCACAACGGCGTGTACGACGCGCCGCGTACCCTGATCACGCGGATGGCGGGCGAGGTGCTGGAACTCGAACGCGCCCGCGACAACTCCTTTTGCTGCGGGGCGGGCGGCGCCCAGTTCTGGAAGGAGGAGGAGGAGGGCCGCGAGCGGCTGAGTGACAACCGTTTCCGGGAGATTCAGGCCCGGCTGGACGGTGCGGCTCAGACGGTCGCCGAGTACGAGCAGACCGGCAAGGTGGTGGCGGTCGGTTGCCCCTTCTGCAAGTCGATGCTGAACTCGACGCCCGAGAAGGCGGGGCGCGACGACATCGTGGTGCGGGACGTGGCCGAACTGATGCTGGAGAGCGTGCAGCGCGCGACGGGGGAGTGGATGGCCCCGACCGAGGCGCCGGAGAGCACGCTGGAAGAGTCGCCCATTCCGACGGTGCCCATCACCGCGCAACCCGTGGCCCGCAGCGGCGAGACGCCCGGTGCAGGCGCGGACCCGGACATTCTCGGCCAGACGAGCGCGGAGGTGATCAACGCCCAGCCCGGCAGCCCCCTCGGCAACGCGCACACTCAGCCCGAACCGCAGGACACCGTGCCCAGCCCGGTCACGTCGAGTTCGGCGGACTCGTCGCCGCGCAAGGCGTGGAAGCCGAAGAGTGGCGGGGACGACGTGAGCGCGGCGCCCGTGGCGGAAGTCGCCAGCGGTCAACCGGCAGCGGCCAGCGAGGGCACCCCTGCCGCCCGCAAGGCTTGGAAGCCGAAAGCGAGTACCGACGATGTGACCCCCGCCCCGGTCACCCCGGAGGCACAGGCCGAAGCTCGGGGCACGGCCGAGGCCGCTCCCGCCCCGGCCCGCAAAGCCTGGAAGCCCAGGGCGGCCAGCCAGCCGGAGGCGCAGGCGAGCGAGGCGCCGTCTCAGCCTGAGCCGGTGGTTGCGGCTCCTGCCCCGGAAGCTCCCCCCGTCCCGGGTCAGCGGAAGAAGTGGAGTCCGAAGGCCGCCGCCCCCGCGCAGGTTGCCCCCGAGGTCACGGCCCCGTCCCAACCCGGGCCCCCCGCACCTGCTCCCCAGCCCGGCGAGCGCAAGAAGTGGGCGCCCAAGGCCGCCGCGAGCACCACACCCGGCGAGGCTCCCGCCGCTCCGGTGGAGGCCACGCCTGCCGCCCCGGTCGCCGAACCTATCCTCGCCCCGGCCTCCGGCGAGCGCCCGAAGTGGCAGCCCAGGGCCAAAGCCGCCGACATGTCGACGCAACCTGGCGCCGAGGCCGCCCCCGCTCCCCAGCCCGAACCGGCCGTGGTGGATCCCGTGACGGAAGAGGCGGGCGCGGGCGGGCGCAAGAAGTGGGTGCCGAAGAAAAAGGAGTGA
- a CDS encoding nitroreductase family protein, with amino-acid sequence MTVAPPNDPPTRHQTAEQVRAFFDAHRTVRRYKDVAMPQDHLDAILHAAQRAPTDATAQLYSFIHLKDAGVRERVAALTGNPHIAQASESFVVCLDVRRTRRVLEGAGHAPGEWPAIAVHFGLGDAALAGQNMLLAAEMLGYQGCWIGGVMNNLDALIEELRLPEGVLPYAALTIGLSDEQTPYRPRLPRDLVVHEDAYRDAGEAELRGATEVMNPIAARKGQPGDWARLLRAYFGQGGSMEGREPGLVAALKRQGLWAGEE; translated from the coding sequence ATGACCGTCGCCCCGCCCAACGACCCCCCGACCCGCCACCAGACCGCCGAGCAGGTCCGCGCCTTCTTCGACGCGCACCGCACCGTGCGGCGGTACAAGGACGTGGCGATGCCGCAAGACCACCTCGACGCCATCCTGCACGCGGCCCAGCGGGCTCCCACCGACGCGACCGCGCAGCTTTACTCCTTCATCCACCTGAAGGATGCCGGGGTGCGTGAGCGGGTCGCCGCCCTCACAGGCAACCCTCATATCGCCCAGGCGTCCGAGAGCTTCGTGGTGTGCCTCGACGTGCGCCGCACCCGGCGTGTGCTGGAGGGGGCCGGGCACGCGCCGGGCGAGTGGCCTGCCATCGCCGTCCACTTCGGGCTCGGGGACGCCGCGCTCGCCGGGCAGAACATGCTCCTCGCCGCCGAGATGCTGGGCTACCAGGGCTGCTGGATCGGCGGCGTGATGAACAACCTGGATGCCCTGATCGAGGAGTTGCGCCTGCCGGAGGGCGTCCTGCCCTACGCGGCGCTGACCATCGGCCTGAGCGACGAGCAGACTCCCTACCGCCCCCGCCTCCCGCGCGACCTCGTCGTCCACGAGGACGCCTACCGTGACGCGGGGGAGGCGGAACTGCGGGGGGCCACCGAGGTCATGAACCCCATCGCGGCCAGGAAGGGGCAACCCGGCGACTGGGCCCGGCTGCTGCGCGCCTACTTCGGCCAGGGGGGCAGTATGGAGGGGCGCGAGCCGGGGCTGGTGGCGGCCCTGAAACGGCAGGGGTTGTGGGCGGGGGAGGAATGA
- a CDS encoding GNAT family N-acetyltransferase has protein sequence MTKNAPNFLGDLTVVRADAFHLNALVPLFDGYRQFYGQPSDPEGARAFLAERLDRGESVIFLALDGETPVGFTQLYPSFTSVGMRRLWILNDLFVAPGGRRRGTGQALLARARQHGIETGAARLTLSTAIDNAAAQALYEAQGWRQDEGFYTYNLPL, from the coding sequence GTGACGAAGAACGCACCTAACTTCCTGGGCGACCTGACCGTCGTTCGCGCAGACGCCTTCCACCTCAATGCCCTCGTCCCCCTGTTCGACGGTTACCGCCAGTTCTACGGGCAGCCGAGCGACCCCGAGGGCGCGCGGGCGTTCCTCGCCGAGCGTCTCGACCGTGGGGAGTCCGTCATCTTCCTCGCGCTGGACGGGGAGACTCCGGTCGGCTTCACGCAGCTCTACCCGTCGTTCACGTCGGTGGGGATGCGGCGCCTCTGGATTCTCAACGACCTTTTCGTCGCGCCGGGGGGCCGCCGACGGGGTACCGGGCAGGCCCTCCTCGCGCGGGCGAGGCAGCACGGCATCGAGACGGGCGCGGCCCGGCTGACCCTCTCGACGGCCATCGACAATGCCGCCGCCCAGGCACTCTACGAGGCGCAGGGCTGGCGGCAGGACGAGGGGTTCTACACCTACAACCTGCCCCTCTGA
- a CDS encoding trans-sulfuration enzyme family protein has translation MPGSRPDYDLTTLAARAGEEALPNLSTPLVEPIYQSTVYAYPDLGALERAMSGEEPSSFYYRNGTPNAGTLERALAALEGTEAALVAASGMAAISAALLGVLRAGDHVVADARVYGVTYALLAEEFPRLGITVTFVDGCDLEAVAAAFRPETRVLHVESLTNPLMTVPDVPALARLAHDRGALLSVDNTFASPAVFRPALHGADLVTHSVSKYLSGHSTAFGGVACGRADLIAAARTRLLRLGGTISAFDAWMTLQGLKTLGLRMRAHSGNAQAVADVLANHPGVRAVYHPGLSSHPQFVRAQELYPYGFGGMLSADIEDAPAFVRALAGRIPLAPSLADVVTTLSWPWGTSHRALPEGERRRLGITPNLLRLSVGIEDIGDLLGDIEGALEG, from the coding sequence ATGCCTGGCTCCCGACCCGACTATGACCTCACCACCCTCGCCGCCCGCGCGGGGGAGGAGGCGCTGCCTAACCTCAGCACCCCGCTCGTCGAGCCCATCTACCAGTCCACCGTCTACGCCTACCCCGACCTGGGCGCCCTGGAGCGGGCGATGAGCGGCGAGGAGCCCAGCAGCTTCTACTACCGCAACGGCACCCCGAACGCGGGGACGCTGGAGCGGGCGCTGGCAGCTCTGGAGGGCACCGAGGCCGCGCTGGTGGCCGCGAGCGGCATGGCGGCGATCAGCGCCGCGCTGTTGGGGGTGCTCAGGGCCGGGGATCACGTCGTCGCGGACGCCCGGGTGTACGGGGTGACCTACGCCCTGCTCGCCGAGGAGTTCCCCCGGCTGGGCATCACCGTGACCTTCGTGGACGGCTGCGACTTGGAGGCGGTGGCGGCCGCCTTCCGCCCCGAGACGCGGGTGCTGCACGTCGAGAGCCTCACCAACCCCCTGATGACCGTGCCCGACGTGCCCGCGCTCGCCCGCCTCGCCCACGACCGGGGCGCCCTGCTGAGCGTGGACAATACCTTCGCCAGCCCCGCCGTCTTCCGCCCGGCCCTCCACGGCGCGGACCTCGTGACCCACAGCGTCAGCAAGTACCTCAGCGGTCACTCCACCGCCTTCGGGGGCGTTGCCTGCGGGCGTGCCGACCTGATCGCCGCCGCCCGCACCCGTCTGCTACGTCTGGGCGGAACCATCAGCGCCTTCGACGCCTGGATGACCCTCCAGGGCCTCAAGACCCTGGGACTACGGATGCGGGCGCACTCGGGCAACGCGCAGGCGGTGGCGGACGTGCTGGCGAACCACCCCGGGGTGCGGGCGGTCTATCACCCCGGTCTGTCCAGTCACCCCCAGTTCGTGCGGGCGCAGGAACTCTACCCCTACGGCTTCGGCGGGATGCTCAGCGCCGACATCGAGGACGCCCCCGCGTTCGTCCGCGCCCTGGCGGGCCGCATCCCCCTCGCCCCCAGCCTCGCCGACGTGGTGACCACCCTCTCCTGGCCCTGGGGCACCTCCCACCGCGCCCTGCCCGAGGGCGAGCGCCGCCGCCTGGGCATTACCCCCAACCTGCTGCGGCTCTCGGTCGGCATCGAGGACATCGGCGATCTGCTGGGGGACATCGAGGGGGCGCTGGAAGGGTAG
- a CDS encoding endonuclease dU has translation MGFDDAPFPREHRGDVRVFGTVFALHTLHGVVSGRVRRDGRGSTSELARLVEASGAAEHPHLILLQGVALAGFNVVDARSLSASTDLPVLIVARRPPNLERIRAALLTRVPGGARKWRLIEALGPMEPCRGVFVQRVGLSLPEAETALAALTVSGRVPEPLRAAHLIAGGVTRGSSRGGRV, from the coding sequence ATCGGCTTCGACGACGCCCCCTTTCCCCGCGAGCACCGGGGAGACGTGCGGGTCTTCGGCACCGTGTTCGCGCTCCACACCCTCCACGGCGTCGTGAGCGGGCGGGTGCGGCGCGACGGGCGGGGCAGCACGTCCGAACTCGCCCGGTTGGTGGAGGCGAGCGGGGCGGCAGAGCACCCGCACCTGATCCTGCTTCAGGGGGTGGCGCTGGCGGGCTTCAACGTGGTGGACGCGCGGAGCCTGAGTGCGTCCACCGACCTGCCCGTCCTGATCGTGGCGCGGCGGCCCCCGAACCTGGAACGCATCCGCGCGGCCCTCCTGACTCGCGTTCCGGGTGGGGCGCGCAAGTGGCGGCTGATCGAGGCCCTGGGCCCGATGGAGCCCTGCCGGGGTGTGTTCGTGCAGCGGGTGGGGCTGAGCCTGCCCGAGGCGGAAACGGCCCTCGCCGCCCTCACCGTGTCTGGACGCGTCCCTGAGCCGCTGCGCGCGGCCCACCTGATCGCCGGGGGCGTGACGCGGGGAAGCAGCCGGGGAGGCCGGGTGTAG
- a CDS encoding M48 family metallopeptidase — protein sequence MTHPAAPPLTLSGVYFDGRTSRDRAATLEVSGDTLVLRAEGGLEARWPTGQVSIDPPIPGIRRVLKFQGGARFETADDAGVSALEARLGRNRGLGRVRRLEARWGTALGAVALMILFAWGFVAFGLPALARTAAKATPRSVLATFDRETVELLEGQDYVGPSRLSAARQAQLQRVFRRVTSRVGGGYPYRLLLRDGDAPDAPFALGANAFALPGGTVVMTDQLVRLSRDDRELAGVLAHEAGHVTHRHTLAGVYQGLGLSLLTVAVTGDLISAGTFAAAVPAALLRNGYSRVAETESDDLAGRHLLREYGTTKPLRDLLARLETEDRGADENDVQEGSRVEDLLQTHPGTAQRIRHLREMEEQAKAR from the coding sequence GTGACCCATCCCGCCGCCCCTCCCCTCACCCTGTCCGGCGTGTATTTCGACGGGCGCACCAGCCGCGACCGGGCCGCGACGCTGGAGGTGAGCGGCGACACGCTCGTACTGCGCGCCGAGGGGGGGCTGGAGGCCCGCTGGCCGACCGGTCAGGTGAGCATCGACCCGCCCATCCCCGGCATCCGCCGCGTGCTGAAGTTCCAGGGCGGTGCGCGCTTCGAGACAGCAGACGACGCGGGGGTGAGTGCCCTGGAGGCCCGCCTGGGCCGCAACCGGGGGCTGGGGCGGGTGCGGCGCCTGGAGGCGCGCTGGGGCACGGCGCTGGGGGCGGTGGCCCTCATGATCCTCTTCGCGTGGGGGTTCGTGGCGTTCGGCCTGCCCGCCCTGGCCCGCACGGCGGCGAAGGCCACGCCGCGCTCCGTGCTCGCCACCTTCGACCGGGAAACCGTCGAGCTGCTGGAGGGGCAGGACTACGTCGGCCCCTCCCGGCTCAGCGCGGCGCGGCAGGCGCAGCTTCAGCGGGTATTCCGCCGGGTGACCTCCCGGGTGGGGGGCGGCTACCCCTACCGCCTGCTGCTGCGCGACGGGGACGCCCCGGACGCGCCCTTCGCCCTCGGGGCGAACGCCTTCGCCCTGCCGGGGGGCACGGTCGTCATGACCGATCAACTCGTCCGGCTCTCGCGTGACGACCGGGAGCTGGCGGGTGTCCTCGCGCACGAGGCCGGGCACGTGACCCACCGCCATACCCTCGCGGGGGTATACCAGGGCCTCGGGCTGAGCCTGCTCACGGTGGCGGTGACGGGCGACCTGATCAGCGCGGGAACCTTCGCCGCCGCCGTGCCCGCCGCCCTGTTGCGCAACGGCTACTCGCGGGTCGCCGAGACCGAGTCCGACGACCTCGCGGGCCGCCACCTGCTGCGCGAGTACGGCACCACCAAGCCCCTGCGCGACCTCCTCGCCCGGCTGGAGACGGAGGACCGGGGCGCGGACGAGAACGACGTGCAGGAGGGGAGCCGCGTCGAGGACCTCCTCCAGACACACCCCGGCACGGCCCAGCGCATCCGGCACCTGCGGGAGATGGAGGAGCAGGCGAAGGCCCGCTGA
- a CDS encoding YjgN family protein — protein MTERPDATSSPPIPPGPPAQEPPRVVAEVADPPAAPTVTTHPLSFTGQAGEYFRIWILNLALTVVTLGLFLPWARVRQRQYFYGHTWLDGQNFEYTASPLALLRGYLIVGAFFLTYTLATNLQFQGWEIVAGVIGLLFVVLYPWLVMKSLRFLAVSTTHRGLRFRHHGRAGGAYTAYGLANIAAGVSGGLALPWAWFMQRRYQVENTAYGSARAKFRGDVGDFYVIGLTGLAVAIGGGLLLAVPVIGVLVGLGFLENFNVDGDVTTAGVIAGIAALYVALLALYGIAWQYVRAATLRYVLNRIEVGGVVRTAATFSPWRLVWIGVTNTVAQVLTLGLATPWAAIRRTRYIASGVQVRAIHSLDSFAADVTPDENALGEAATELLDINLGF, from the coding sequence ATGACCGAGCGGCCCGACGCGACCTCCTCCCCGCCCATACCGCCCGGTCCCCCAGCCCAGGAACCGCCCCGGGTGGTCGCGGAGGTGGCAGACCCGCCCGCCGCCCCGACCGTGACCACCCACCCGCTCAGCTTCACCGGGCAGGCGGGCGAGTATTTCCGCATCTGGATCTTGAACCTGGCGCTGACCGTCGTGACGCTGGGGCTGTTCCTGCCGTGGGCGCGGGTGCGGCAGCGGCAATATTTCTACGGGCACACCTGGCTGGACGGGCAGAACTTCGAGTACACCGCGAGCCCCCTCGCCCTGCTGCGCGGCTACCTGATCGTGGGGGCCTTTTTCCTGACCTACACCCTCGCCACCAACCTGCAATTCCAGGGGTGGGAGATCGTCGCCGGGGTGATCGGTCTGCTGTTCGTCGTGCTGTACCCCTGGCTGGTGATGAAGTCACTGCGCTTCCTCGCGGTCAGCACCACCCACCGGGGCCTGCGTTTCCGGCACCACGGGCGGGCAGGCGGAGCGTACACGGCCTACGGGCTGGCGAACATCGCGGCGGGAGTTTCGGGCGGGCTGGCCCTGCCGTGGGCGTGGTTCATGCAGCGGCGGTATCAGGTCGAGAACACGGCGTACGGGAGCGCGCGGGCGAAGTTCCGGGGGGACGTGGGCGACTTCTACGTGATCGGGCTGACGGGGCTGGCAGTCGCCATCGGGGGTGGGTTGCTGCTCGCCGTGCCGGTGATCGGGGTGCTCGTCGGTCTGGGGTTTCTGGAGAACTTCAACGTTGACGGGGACGTGACGACGGCGGGGGTGATTGCGGGCATCGCCGCCCTCTACGTGGCGCTGCTGGCCCTCTACGGGATCGCCTGGCAGTACGTCCGCGCCGCCACGTTGCGCTACGTCCTCAACCGGATCGAGGTCGGCGGGGTCGTTCGCACGGCGGCCACCTTCAGCCCGTGGCGGCTGGTGTGGATCGGGGTGACGAACACGGTGGCGCAGGTGCTCACGCTGGGGCTCGCCACGCCCTGGGCCGCCATCCGCCGCACCCGGTACATCGCGTCGGGGGTGCAGGTGCGGGCCATCCACAGCCTCGACTCCTTCGCCGCCGATGTGACGCCCGACGAGAACGCGCTCGGCGAGGCCGCCACCGAACTGCTCGACATCAACCTGGGCTTCTGA
- a CDS encoding cold-shock protein, whose product MAQGRVKWFNVEKGYGFIEHPGNPDVFVHYSAIQSGGFRKLNEGDEVEFEVEAGQGSKGPQAKNVVVTNAAPAPMGGSNMGGGNRGGGSRW is encoded by the coding sequence ATGGCTCAAGGTCGGGTAAAGTGGTTTAACGTCGAAAAGGGTTACGGGTTTATCGAGCACCCCGGCAACCCCGACGTGTTCGTGCACTACAGCGCCATCCAGAGCGGCGGCTTTCGCAAGCTGAACGAGGGCGACGAGGTCGAGTTCGAGGTCGAGGCGGGCCAGGGCAGCAAGGGTCCGCAGGCCAAGAACGTCGTCGTGACGAACGCCGCGCCCGCCCCGATGGGGGGCAGCAACATGGGCGGCGGCAACCGGGGCGGCGGCAGCCGCTGGTAA
- a CDS encoding NUDIX hydrolase has product MPSPSSPPGPTPGAGGVVLDALGRVLLVRYRSGAWAFPKGHVEPGETLEQTAVREVREETGVAATLLSPLPETRYTNDRGEARVIHWFVMRAAQGTPTALEATFTEGEFFPPDEAAARLTYPEDRDLLRAALASVPPLGRA; this is encoded by the coding sequence ATGCCTTCACCGTCTTCCCCGCCCGGCCCCACCCCCGGCGCGGGCGGTGTCGTGCTGGACGCTCTCGGCCGCGTGCTCCTGGTGCGCTACCGCAGCGGCGCCTGGGCTTTTCCCAAGGGCCACGTCGAGCCGGGCGAGACCCTGGAGCAGACCGCCGTGCGCGAGGTGCGCGAGGAGACCGGCGTGGCGGCCACCCTCCTGAGCCCCCTCCCCGAGACGCGCTACACGAACGACCGGGGCGAGGCGCGGGTGATCCACTGGTTCGTCATGCGCGCCGCCCAGGGCACCCCCACCGCCCTGGAGGCCACCTTCACGGAAGGGGAGTTCTTTCCCCCCGACGAGGCGGCTGCCCGGCTCACCTATCCCGAAGACCGCGACCTTCTGCGCGCCGCCCTGGCGTCCGTCCCCCCGCTGGGGCGGGCGTAA
- a CDS encoding gamma carbonic anhydrase family protein, translating to MPLYALDGAVPQLHPTAFLAPSADLIGRVTVEEEASVWFGAIIRGDIEPIVIGPRCNVQDGAVLHTDAGYPCTLDSDVTVGHRAVVHGARCAPGSLVGMGAVMLNGSSLGAGAVLAAGALLREGEHVPDGMLAVGVPARVVRSVEAMGNAARYVQNGARYRQGLAPVPGEDAAEVAR from the coding sequence ATGCCGCTCTACGCCCTCGACGGCGCAGTCCCCCAGCTCCACCCCACCGCGTTCCTCGCCCCCAGCGCCGACCTGATCGGCCGCGTGACGGTGGAGGAGGAGGCCAGCGTGTGGTTTGGCGCCATCATCCGGGGCGACATCGAACCCATCGTGATCGGCCCGCGCTGCAACGTGCAGGACGGTGCCGTGCTGCACACCGACGCCGGTTATCCCTGCACCCTGGACTCGGACGTGACAGTCGGCCACCGCGCGGTCGTCCACGGGGCCCGCTGCGCGCCGGGCAGCCTGGTGGGCATGGGCGCGGTGATGCTCAACGGCTCCAGCCTCGGCGCGGGCGCGGTGCTGGCGGCCGGGGCGCTGCTGCGCGAGGGGGAGCACGTCCCCGACGGGATGCTCGCCGTGGGGGTGCCCGCCCGGGTGGTCCGCTCCGTGGAGGCGATGGGGAACGCCGCGCGGTACGTGCAAAACGGTGCCCGTTACCGTCAGGGTCTTGCCCCGGTGCCCGGCGAGGATGCTGCGGAGGTTGCGAGGTGA